In the genome of Misgurnus anguillicaudatus chromosome 11, ASM2758022v2, whole genome shotgun sequence, one region contains:
- the LOC129416271 gene encoding otoraplin yields MDTLSGWIFLLICVGGLCQLANALPVEKLSKVKVCADMDCSYVISVAKALDDYTASDCRYINLRRGQTIYVYSKLKPVDGSGVFWFGSVYGERYVDQMGVLGYFPSNYVNETHIFEKKPVEIPTTDMDFVCA; encoded by the exons ATGGACACATTAAGTGGCTGGATTTTCCTTTTGATTTGTGTTGGTGGTTTATGTCAATTGGCAAATGCTCTTCCAGTGGAGAAACTGTCAAAAGTAAAGGTTTGTGCAGACATGGATTGTTCAT ATGTGATTTCAGTGGCCAAAGCTTTAGATGACTACACCGCTTCAGACTGCAGATACATAAACTTGAGAAGAGGTCAGACGATCTATGTGTATTCTAAACTCAAACCAGTAGATGGATCCGGAGTCTTCTGGTTCGGTAGT GTTTACGGTGAACGCTATGTTGACCAGATGGGTGTCCTTGGATATTTTCCCAGTAACTATGTAAATGAGACCCACATATTTGAGAAGAAACCGGTTGAGATCCCAACTACA GACATGGACTTTGTCTGCGCATAG